In a genomic window of beta proteobacterium MWH-UniP1:
- the bamE gene encoding outer membrane protein assembly factor BamE, whose protein sequence is MKKLRVLLGIGAVTLLAGCQNTGYHLDQVRGEQSEKALTVGRVQKEIRVGMTNTEVVEVLGSPNMVTTDEERREVWVYDKIATESAQSSNSGGINILILGVRGSSGASSTTQRTLTVVIKFDKANKVRDFAYQTSRF, encoded by the coding sequence ATGAAAAAACTGAGGGTTTTACTAGGAATTGGTGCCGTGACTCTGCTCGCTGGCTGCCAAAACACCGGATACCACCTGGATCAGGTTCGTGGCGAGCAGTCTGAAAAGGCGCTCACGGTCGGGCGAGTTCAAAAAGAAATCCGCGTTGGCATGACCAATACCGAGGTCGTCGAGGTTCTCGGGTCGCCCAATATGGTCACGACAGACGAGGAACGTCGTGAAGTCTGGGTTTACGACAAGATCGCCACCGAGAGTGCCCAATCGAGCAACTCGGGGGGCATCAATATTCTGATCCTCGGCGTTCGGGGGAGCTCGGGCGCTTCATCGACCACGCAAAGAACGTTGACGGTGGTCATCAAGTTTGACAAGGCCAACAAAGTCAGAGACTTCGCTTACCAGACATCGAGGTTCTGA
- a CDS encoding WYL domain-containing protein: MMQLLSTLEPNSLIGNQIEPIKKRLQKMLETGCVDPDELASRVRVLPLARRPINADIFNVVADALLTRERLEIFHFNKGNNKDTTRQVSPQQLIYYRDNWYLDAFCHDKDDLRSFSLDGIKQAKKIDSPAVSLPQSALKAAFEETYGIFAGKKKKVAKLKFTPFRARWVSTEIWHPEQKSSFDQEGNYLLEIPYGDERELILDILRQGADCEVLSPDTLRLEVVQRLKAALKSYKN, translated from the coding sequence ATGATGCAGTTGCTATCCACCCTGGAACCCAACTCGCTAATCGGCAACCAGATCGAGCCGATAAAAAAGCGGCTTCAAAAGATGCTTGAGACGGGTTGTGTCGACCCCGATGAGCTTGCCAGTCGCGTACGGGTCCTGCCGCTTGCTCGGCGGCCAATAAATGCAGATATTTTCAATGTCGTGGCTGATGCCCTCTTAACCCGAGAGCGGCTTGAAATCTTTCATTTCAACAAGGGTAACAACAAAGACACAACCCGACAGGTCTCGCCGCAGCAGCTGATCTATTACCGAGACAACTGGTATTTGGATGCTTTTTGTCACGACAAAGACGACCTACGCAGTTTCTCCCTTGATGGAATTAAGCAGGCAAAGAAAATCGATAGCCCAGCAGTTTCATTGCCGCAAAGCGCACTAAAAGCAGCCTTCGAGGAGACCTACGGAATATTCGCAGGCAAGAAAAAGAAGGTCGCCAAACTTAAGTTCACGCCGTTTCGGGCCAGATGGGTGTCCACCGAGATCTGGCACCCAGAGCAGAAATCGTCTTTTGACCAAGAGGGAAACTATTTGCTTGAGATCCCATACGGTGATGAGCGCGAACTGATCTTGGACATTCTTCGTCAGGGCGCGGATTGCGAAGTCTTATCCCCAGACACACTGCGACTCGAAGTCGTTCAACGGCTCAAGGCGGCCCTTAAATCCTATAAAAATTAA
- a CDS encoding porin family protein — protein sequence MKKYLVAVGIMAATASTAFAQASQNRTAFYMGVSAGQTKIDTGVSGLTGTASLDESDTGYKIFGGFKLDDIWSAELQYADFGTASLKGNNGDRFTFEGTQYQFTADNVNLSVKAKSFGAAIVAGYDVTKVVRPYAKLGLHRWDSDATISSSAGNASLSDSGTDPFYGVGIQFSITGQLAARVEAEHYKYDSEKAQLISVGLMYRF from the coding sequence ATGAAAAAGTATCTGGTTGCAGTTGGCATCATGGCCGCGACCGCCTCGACGGCTTTTGCCCAGGCTAGCCAAAATAGAACGGCGTTTTATATGGGCGTATCTGCGGGGCAAACCAAGATTGATACCGGCGTATCTGGTCTTACTGGCACAGCCTCACTAGACGAATCCGACACCGGTTACAAAATTTTCGGCGGCTTCAAATTAGACGACATTTGGAGCGCCGAGCTGCAGTATGCAGATTTTGGCACTGCTTCGTTAAAAGGAAATAACGGAGATCGGTTTACTTTCGAGGGAACTCAGTATCAATTCACTGCTGACAACGTTAACCTGTCCGTGAAAGCGAAATCATTTGGCGCCGCAATTGTTGCGGGATACGACGTGACAAAAGTAGTCCGGCCCTATGCAAAGCTAGGTCTGCACCGCTGGGACTCAGACGCTACGATCTCTTCGAGTGCTGGGAACGCCTCGCTTTCAGACAGCGGTACAGATCCTTTTTATGGGGTTGGCATTCAATTTTCAATCACGGGCCAATTAGCCGCGCGAGTGGAGGCCGAGCACTACAAGTACGACAGTGAGAAAGCTCAGCTCATCTCTGTGGGACTGATGTATAGATTCTAA
- a CDS encoding helix-turn-helix domain-containing protein: MNDQIKPAMTVRDVAAFLAVDEKTIYRLAQQGKLPGFKVAGTWRFQMPDIQGWIDEQKRLQGKPRPSL, translated from the coding sequence ATGAACGACCAAATAAAGCCCGCCATGACCGTCCGCGACGTTGCGGCCTTCCTGGCCGTAGACGAGAAAACGATCTACCGCCTAGCCCAACAAGGGAAGCTACCCGGCTTTAAAGTCGCGGGTACGTGGAGGTTTCAGATGCCGGACATTCAAGGGTGGATAGACGAGCAGAAGAGACTTCAAGGCAAGCCCCGCCCAAGTCTCTGA
- a CDS encoding type I restriction-modification system subunit M produces the protein MTNTSSQSQRAELQRRIWQIANDVRGAVDGWDFKQYVLGTLFYRFISENFASYIEGGDDSVNYARLPDSVITPEVKDDAIKTKGYFIYPSQMFVNVAANANSNESLNTELANIFAAIEASANGYPSERDIKGLFADFDTTSNRLGNTVKDKNARLASVLKGVAELDFGDFDASHIDLFGDAYEFLISNYAANAGKSGGEFFTPQQVSKLIARLAMHGQSSINKIYDPACGSGSLLLQAKKQFDAHIIEDGFFGQELNHTTYNLARMNMFLHNVNYDKFNIQLGDTLITPNFGDDKPFDAIVSNPPYSVRWIGSDDPTLINDERFAPAGVLAPKSKADFAFVLHALSYLSAKGRAAIVCFPGIFYRGGAEQKIRQYLVDNNYVESVISLAPNLFFGTSIAVSILVLSKHKTDTNTQFIDASGLFKKETNNNTLLDTHIDEIMAAFGSKANIEHFAQSVPFEKVAANDYNLSVSSYVEAKDNREVVDIAQLNAELKITVAKIDQLRKDIDAIVAEIEGDEREV, from the coding sequence ATGACAAACACATCAAGCCAATCCCAACGCGCCGAACTTCAACGGCGAATCTGGCAAATCGCCAATGATGTGCGTGGTGCAGTTGACGGCTGGGATTTCAAGCAATACGTGCTGGGCACCCTGTTCTATCGCTTTATCAGCGAAAACTTCGCCAGTTATATTGAAGGTGGTGACGACAGCGTCAACTATGCCCGGTTACCCGATAGCGTCATCACCCCGGAGGTCAAAGATGACGCCATCAAGACAAAGGGTTACTTCATCTACCCAAGCCAGATGTTCGTCAATGTCGCGGCTAACGCCAACAGTAACGAAAGCCTAAACACCGAACTGGCCAACATCTTCGCTGCCATTGAGGCGTCTGCCAACGGTTACCCATCAGAGCGCGATATCAAAGGCCTGTTTGCTGACTTCGATACCACCAGCAACCGGCTGGGCAATACCGTCAAAGACAAAAACGCTCGCCTGGCTTCGGTGCTCAAGGGTGTGGCAGAACTGGACTTTGGCGACTTCGATGCCAGCCACATCGACCTGTTCGGTGATGCCTATGAATTCCTGATTTCCAACTACGCTGCCAACGCGGGTAAGTCTGGGGGCGAATTTTTCACGCCCCAGCAGGTCTCCAAGCTGATCGCCCGGCTGGCCATGCACGGGCAAAGCAGTATCAACAAGATTTACGATCCCGCCTGCGGTTCAGGCTCGCTATTGCTGCAAGCCAAGAAGCAGTTTGATGCCCACATCATCGAGGACGGCTTTTTTGGCCAGGAACTCAACCACACCACCTATAACCTGGCGCGGATGAACATGTTCCTGCACAACGTGAACTACGACAAGTTCAATATTCAGCTGGGCGACACGCTTATTACGCCGAACTTTGGTGACGACAAACCGTTCGACGCTATCGTTTCCAATCCGCCGTATTCGGTAAGGTGGATCGGCAGCGATGACCCCACCCTCATCAACGACGAGCGCTTTGCCCCGGCCGGTGTGCTGGCACCCAAATCCAAGGCCGACTTTGCCTTCGTGTTGCACGCGCTTAGTTACCTATCGGCCAAAGGCCGTGCGGCCATTGTTTGCTTTCCGGGCATTTTCTATCGGGGTGGCGCGGAGCAGAAGATCCGCCAGTACTTAGTCGACAACAACTATGTTGAGAGCGTGATTTCGCTTGCCCCCAACCTGTTCTTTGGCACCAGCATCGCCGTGAGCATTTTGGTGCTGTCCAAACACAAAACCGACACCAACACGCAGTTCATTGACGCCAGCGGACTCTTCAAGAAAGAGACCAATAACAACACTCTGCTGGATACGCATATCGATGAAATCATGGCGGCGTTCGGCAGCAAGGCGAACATCGAACATTTCGCTCAGTCCGTTCCGTTCGAAAAAGTCGCTGCCAACGACTACAACCTGTCTGTCAGCAGCTATGTAGAGGCCAAGGACAACCGCGAAGTGGTGGACATTGCCCAGCTCAATGCTGAGCTCAAAATTACAGTGGCAAAAATTGACCAGCTGCGCAAAGACATTGACGCGATCGTGGCCGAGATTGAAGGTGATGAACGAGAGGTATGA
- a CDS encoding restriction endonuclease subunit S has product MSSMKFLEKLLDGVTVEWKKLGTVTKTVTAPSKLKSQSYRATGKLPIIDQGIEFIAGYTDEDVTPVQAGKYIIFGDHSEHIKYVDFPFVQGADGLKILIPLSANARYIYHAFLNFYTKELSYKRHWATAQQTLIPIHCPDNPKKSLEIQTEIVRILDAFTELTAELTAELTARKKQYNFYRDQLLSFEDGAVDKLPMGHPSVGEFIRGGGLQKKDFADQGVGCIHYGQIYTYYGTSTEKTKSFVSEEFFKKARKAKTGDLVIATTSENDEDVCKAVAWLGDKEIAVSSDACIYRHKLNPKFVSYFFQTEQFQKQKRQHITGTKVRRVNADDLAKLLIPIPSLDEQARIVAILDKFDALTNSITEGLPREIELRQKQYAYYRDLLLSFPKPQGVAA; this is encoded by the coding sequence ATGAGCAGCATGAAATTTTTGGAAAAGCTGCTGGATGGGGTGACGGTTGAGTGGAAGAAGCTCGGCACAGTGACTAAAACCGTGACGGCACCCTCAAAACTGAAAAGCCAATCCTATCGCGCCACAGGGAAGCTTCCAATCATTGATCAGGGGATAGAGTTTATTGCTGGTTACACTGATGAAGATGTAACTCCCGTTCAAGCCGGAAAATATATAATTTTTGGTGATCACTCTGAGCATATCAAGTACGTAGATTTTCCTTTTGTCCAAGGCGCTGATGGACTAAAAATTCTAATTCCGTTGTCGGCAAATGCCAGATATATCTACCATGCCTTTCTGAACTTTTATACAAAGGAATTGAGCTACAAACGGCATTGGGCCACAGCGCAGCAGACCTTAATCCCCATTCACTGCCCAGACAACCCAAAAAAATCGCTTGAAATCCAAACCGAAATCGTCCGTATTTTGGACGCATTTACCGAACTTACAGCCGAACTTACAGCCGAACTTACAGCCCGCAAAAAGCAATATAACTTCTACCGCGACCAGTTGTTGAGTTTTGAAGATGGGGCCGTGGACAAGTTGCCTATGGGGCACCCTTCAGTGGGTGAGTTCATTCGAGGTGGTGGTTTGCAGAAGAAGGATTTTGCGGATCAAGGCGTTGGATGCATTCATTACGGACAAATTTACACTTATTACGGAACGAGCACTGAAAAGACGAAATCCTTCGTCTCTGAGGAGTTTTTCAAGAAGGCGCGAAAAGCCAAAACTGGTGACTTAGTTATTGCCACGACCAGTGAAAATGACGAAGACGTTTGCAAGGCTGTCGCATGGTTAGGAGATAAGGAAATTGCTGTCAGCAGTGATGCTTGTATTTACCGACATAAGCTCAACCCAAAATTCGTTTCATACTTCTTTCAAACCGAGCAATTTCAGAAACAAAAAAGGCAACATATTACGGGTACAAAAGTACGAAGGGTGAATGCAGACGACCTTGCTAAATTACTAATACCGATTCCTTCGCTAGACGAGCAAGCCCGAATCGTCGCCATCCTTGATAAATTCGACGCGCTGACGAACTCGATCACCGAAGGCCTGCCCCGCGAAATCGAACTACGACAAAAGCAGTACGCTTATTATCGCGACCTATTGTTGAGTTTTCCGAAACCGCAAGGGGTGGCCGCATGA
- a CDS encoding Bro-N domain-containing protein, producing MSDAQRKIKLFESQTIRSHWDAETEEWFFSVVDVVAALTDSVNPTDYLKKLRKRDALLGEYLGTNCPQVAMQTDSGKMRKTLAASTEQLLRIVQSIPSKKAEPFKLWLAEVGRERLDQLQDPELSIEQAMVDYKRLGYSDNWINQRLKSIEIRKELTDEWKKHGLQEGPEFAFLTDVIYKTWADKSAKEYKQFKGLKKENLRDNMTNNELVLSMLAELSTKEISETLQPQTLDDHEDVAKRGGGVAKQARLKLEAETGKKVISPQNAKQIRALSQAKTKKPEGRA from the coding sequence ATGAGCGACGCACAACGCAAAATCAAATTGTTTGAATCACAAACCATCCGTTCGCATTGGGATGCAGAGACGGAAGAATGGTTTTTTTCCGTGGTAGATGTGGTGGCAGCCCTGACGGATAGCGTTAATCCAACGGATTATCTTAAAAAATTGCGCAAGCGTGATGCGCTTTTAGGTGAGTACCTGGGGACAAATTGTCCCCAGGTAGCCATGCAAACCGACAGTGGCAAGATGCGCAAGACCCTTGCTGCCAGCACTGAGCAACTGCTGCGTATTGTCCAATCCATACCATCCAAAAAAGCCGAACCCTTCAAGCTCTGGCTGGCGGAGGTGGGCCGCGAGCGCCTGGATCAGCTGCAGGACCCGGAACTGTCTATTGAGCAGGCCATGGTCGACTATAAGCGCCTGGGCTATTCCGATAACTGGATCAATCAACGGCTTAAAAGTATCGAGATTCGCAAGGAACTCACCGACGAATGGAAAAAGCACGGCCTGCAAGAGGGGCCAGAGTTCGCCTTTTTAACCGATGTCATCTACAAGACATGGGCGGATAAATCAGCCAAGGAATACAAACAGTTTAAGGGCCTGAAGAAGGAAAATCTGCGCGACAACATGACCAACAATGAGTTGGTGCTGAGCATGCTGGCGGAACTGTCCACCAAGGAAATCTCGGAAACATTGCAGCCCCAGACGCTGGACGACCACGAGGACGTGGCCAAGCGCGGTGGTGGCGTTGCGAAACAGGCAAGACTGAAGCTGGAAGCCGAAACGGGCAAAAAGGTGATTAGCCCGCAAAATGCCAAGCAGATTCGGGCCCTGAGTCAGGCAAAAACCAAAAAGCCAGAGGGTCGGGCGTGA
- a CDS encoding type I restriction endonuclease subunit R, which yields MSDFKTIAESKNFIVLDKYSPEWKVAESYQSESDLEREFIQDLVNQGYDYLPNLNTPEALLANLRAQLQTLNTVQFADSEWLRFVETFLDKPSDGIVEKTRKIHDDYIHDFVFDNGRIQNIYLLDKRNIARNKVQVIKQFEQTGTHANRYDVTILVNGLPLVQVELKKRGVAIREAFNQVHRYSKESFNSEHSLYKYLQLFVISNGTDSRYFANTTQRDKNSFDFTMHWAKADNSLIRDLKDFTATFFQKHALLNVLLHYSVFDVSNTLLVMRPYQIAATERILWKIRSSHQAKSWSNTEGGGYIWHTTGSGKTLTSFKAARLATELDFIDKVFFVVDRKDLDYQTMKEYQRFSPDSVNGSDSTAGLKRNLERNDNKIIVTTIQKLNNLMKSEGDLPIYSKQVVFIFDECHRSQFGEAQKNLKKKFKKFYQFGFTGTPIFPENALGAETTASVFGRELHSYVITDAIRDEKVLKFKVDYNDVRPQFKDIETEQDEKKLSAAENKQALLHPDRIREITQYILNNFRQKTHRLHAGNKGFNAMFAVSSVDAAKLYYECFKALQKDSEKPLRVATIFSFAANEEQDAIGDIQDESFEVSAMNSSAKEFLSAAIADYNALFKTNFSVDSNGFQNYYRDLAKQVKAKEVDLLIVVGMFLTGFDAPTLNTLFVDKNLRYHGLMQAYSRTNRIFDATKTFGNIVTFRDLEQATIDAITLFGDKNTKNVVLEKSYKEYMEGFTDAATGEARRGFMEVVKELETRFPDPTAIEKESDKKDFAKLFGEYLRIENVLQNYDEFAALRALQSVDITDPAALEAFKAKHYLTDDDLAVLQTIRLPADRKIQDYRSTYNDVRDWLRRQQLSEDKAESTIDWDDVVFEVDLLKSQEINLDYILELIFEHNKKTRSKAELVDEVRRVIRASLGHRAKESLLVDFINQTDLEQLGEKASVIEAFFAFAQTEQQREAQELINTENLNAEAARRYITASLKREFASDSGTELNAVLPQMSPLNPQYLAKKQSVFQKIAAFVEKFKGVGGKVL from the coding sequence GTGAGCGATTTCAAGACCATCGCCGAATCTAAGAACTTTATCGTTCTGGACAAATACAGTCCAGAGTGGAAGGTGGCCGAGAGCTACCAGAGCGAAAGCGACTTGGAACGGGAATTTATTCAGGATCTGGTGAATCAGGGCTATGACTATCTACCCAACCTAAACACGCCAGAAGCCCTGCTTGCTAATCTGCGCGCGCAGCTGCAAACACTTAATACGGTGCAGTTCGCTGACAGCGAGTGGCTGCGCTTTGTAGAGACCTTTCTTGATAAGCCCAGTGACGGCATCGTTGAAAAAACCCGAAAGATTCACGACGACTACATTCACGACTTTGTTTTTGACAACGGGCGCATCCAGAACATCTATCTGCTGGATAAGAGAAATATCGCCCGCAATAAGGTGCAGGTCATCAAGCAGTTTGAGCAGACCGGCACGCATGCCAACCGCTACGATGTAACGATCTTGGTCAACGGCCTGCCGCTGGTGCAGGTGGAATTAAAAAAGCGCGGTGTCGCGATCCGCGAAGCGTTTAACCAGGTGCATCGCTACAGCAAAGAAAGCTTCAATAGCGAGCATTCTTTGTACAAGTATTTGCAGCTATTCGTAATCTCGAACGGTACCGATAGCCGTTACTTTGCCAACACCACCCAACGCGACAAGAATAGCTTTGACTTCACCATGCACTGGGCGAAGGCAGATAACAGCCTGATCCGCGACTTGAAAGACTTCACGGCCACCTTCTTCCAGAAACACGCCCTGCTCAATGTGCTGCTGCACTACTCGGTGTTTGATGTTAGTAACACGCTGCTGGTAATGCGCCCGTATCAAATTGCCGCCACAGAACGCATCCTGTGGAAGATCCGCAGTAGCCATCAGGCCAAGAGCTGGAGCAACACGGAGGGCGGCGGCTACATTTGGCACACCACCGGCTCCGGCAAGACACTGACTAGCTTCAAGGCGGCGCGTCTGGCCACTGAACTGGACTTTATCGACAAGGTGTTCTTCGTGGTGGACCGCAAAGATCTGGACTACCAGACCATGAAGGAATACCAGCGCTTCTCGCCGGACAGCGTAAATGGCTCAGACAGCACGGCAGGCCTGAAGCGCAACCTGGAAAGGAACGACAACAAGATTATCGTTACCACCATCCAGAAGCTCAACAACCTGATGAAAAGCGAAGGCGACCTGCCCATCTACAGCAAGCAGGTGGTGTTCATTTTCGATGAATGCCACCGCAGCCAGTTTGGCGAGGCGCAAAAGAACCTGAAAAAGAAGTTCAAGAAGTTCTACCAGTTTGGCTTTACTGGAACGCCGATCTTTCCCGAAAATGCCTTGGGGGCGGAGACCACTGCCAGTGTGTTTGGCCGCGAGCTGCACTCATACGTCATCACCGATGCGATTCGCGATGAAAAGGTGCTGAAGTTCAAGGTGGATTACAACGATGTGCGCCCGCAGTTCAAAGACATTGAAACTGAGCAAGACGAGAAAAAGCTAAGTGCGGCGGAAAATAAACAAGCCCTGCTGCACCCCGATCGCATCCGCGAGATCACCCAGTACATCCTGAACAACTTCCGGCAAAAGACCCACCGCCTGCACGCGGGTAACAAGGGTTTTAACGCCATGTTTGCCGTCAGCAGCGTAGACGCAGCCAAGCTGTACTACGAATGCTTCAAGGCACTACAGAAAGACAGTGAAAAGCCGTTAAGGGTGGCCACTATTTTCTCGTTCGCGGCCAACGAGGAGCAAGACGCGATTGGCGACATTCAAGACGAAAGCTTTGAGGTGTCTGCCATGAACAGCAGCGCCAAGGAGTTTCTGAGCGCCGCGATTGCAGACTACAACGCACTTTTCAAAACCAACTTCAGCGTCGATAGCAATGGTTTTCAGAACTACTACCGTGATCTGGCTAAGCAGGTCAAAGCAAAGGAGGTCGACCTGCTGATTGTGGTGGGCATGTTCTTGACCGGGTTTGACGCGCCCACACTGAATACCTTGTTCGTAGACAAGAACCTGCGCTACCACGGCCTGATGCAGGCCTATTCGCGCACGAACCGTATTTTTGATGCCACTAAGACCTTCGGCAACATCGTCACCTTCCGCGACCTGGAGCAGGCGACCATTGACGCCATCACCCTGTTTGGTGACAAGAACACCAAGAATGTGGTGCTGGAGAAGAGCTACAAAGAATACATGGAGGGCTTCACCGATGCAGCCACGGGTGAGGCGCGTCGTGGCTTTATGGAAGTGGTGAAGGAGCTTGAAACGCGCTTCCCCGACCCCACGGCGATCGAGAAAGAATCAGACAAAAAAGACTTTGCAAAGCTGTTTGGTGAGTATTTACGCATTGAGAACGTTTTGCAAAACTACGACGAGTTCGCCGCTCTACGCGCCTTGCAGAGCGTGGATATAACCGATCCGGCGGCGCTGGAGGCGTTTAAAGCCAAACACTATCTGACTGATGACGACTTGGCTGTGCTGCAAACGATCAGGCTTCCCGCCGATCGAAAGATTCAGGACTACCGTTCGACCTATAACGATGTACGCGACTGGTTGCGCCGCCAGCAATTGTCCGAGGACAAGGCGGAATCCACCATCGACTGGGATGATGTGGTCTTCGAGGTGGATCTGCTGAAGTCACAGGAAATCAACCTGGATTACATCCTGGAATTGATCTTTGAGCACAACAAGAAAACCAGAAGTAAAGCCGAGCTCGTGGACGAAGTGCGCCGGGTGATTCGAGCAAGCCTTGGCCACCGTGCCAAAGAGAGCTTGCTGGTGGACTTTATTAACCAGACTGATCTGGAGCAACTTGGTGAAAAGGCCAGCGTGATCGAGGCTTTCTTCGCCTTTGCTCAAACAGAGCAGCAACGTGAGGCGCAGGAGCTCATCAATACCGAAAACCTGAATGCCGAGGCCGCAAGGCGCTATATCACCGCCTCCCTTAAGCGGGAATTCGCTAGTGACAGCGGCACAGAGCTTAATGCCGTTCTACCCCAAATGAGCCCCTTAAACCCACAGTATCTCGCCAAGAAGCAAAGCGTCTTCCAAAAAATCGCAGCTTTCGTTGAGAAGTTTAAGGGCGTGGGCGGCAAAGTTCTATAA
- a CDS encoding FAD-dependent oxidoreductase produces the protein MASVRQDVVIVGGGVIGSAAAYFLKSRGVDRVTVIEPDPTYSKAATPVATGGCRRLFSLPENIAMSDFSIGFYKEFAQRMAVPGYNPDVQWKEWGYLFVVGPQHAKALEQNFATQRAHGVEVELLDRMAISSRYPWMKTDDLALACLSPRDGWLDPNSALQGFRKKAQAMGVEYVEDRVVGLTLSGKRLTHVQLARGDLLTADNVINAAGCWAGSVSKLAAMDLPVNPMRRFEHFVEIEAELPPMPLLKDPDRLVVRPEGRGYSVGLVNSHEPRGFNFDVDHTWFERVVWPALAGRIPAFESLKLRREWSGLYDECDLDGNMILGNWPGRLDNFYVACGFSGHGLMHAPAVGRALAELIVDGRYESIDLSRLGYQRVVDQAPLPEVGIV, from the coding sequence ATGGCTTCAGTGCGCCAGGATGTAGTAATCGTGGGTGGAGGCGTTATTGGCTCCGCGGCGGCTTATTTTCTGAAGTCCCGGGGTGTAGACCGGGTCACTGTGATCGAGCCCGACCCGACCTATAGCAAAGCGGCCACCCCGGTGGCCACGGGAGGGTGTCGCCGCCTGTTCTCCTTGCCGGAGAACATCGCGATGTCGGATTTCAGTATTGGGTTTTACAAAGAGTTTGCCCAGCGGATGGCGGTGCCCGGCTACAACCCCGATGTCCAGTGGAAGGAATGGGGTTACTTGTTTGTTGTGGGGCCACAGCATGCCAAAGCGCTAGAGCAGAATTTCGCCACACAGCGAGCGCATGGGGTAGAGGTAGAACTACTCGACCGAATGGCCATTTCGTCACGCTACCCCTGGATGAAAACCGACGATTTGGCCTTGGCGTGCTTATCTCCCAGAGACGGATGGTTAGACCCCAACAGTGCCTTGCAGGGCTTCCGCAAGAAGGCCCAAGCGATGGGTGTTGAGTATGTCGAAGATCGCGTGGTGGGCCTCACGCTCTCGGGCAAACGCCTCACGCACGTTCAGTTAGCCCGTGGTGACCTTTTGACTGCCGACAACGTGATCAATGCTGCGGGGTGTTGGGCTGGATCGGTCTCCAAGCTTGCCGCCATGGATTTGCCAGTAAACCCCATGCGTCGGTTTGAGCACTTTGTTGAAATTGAGGCCGAGTTGCCCCCGATGCCGTTACTCAAAGATCCGGACCGCCTGGTCGTTCGCCCTGAGGGTCGAGGGTATTCGGTGGGCCTAGTCAATTCCCATGAGCCGCGTGGGTTTAACTTCGACGTAGATCACACCTGGTTTGAGCGGGTTGTATGGCCGGCGTTGGCGGGTCGGATCCCCGCGTTCGAGAGTCTCAAGCTACGCCGCGAGTGGTCGGGGCTCTACGACGAATGTGATTTAGACGGAAACATGATCCTAGGGAATTGGCCGGGCCGTTTGGATAACTTTTACGTGGCCTGCGGGTTCTCCGGCCACGGCCTGATGCATGCCCCGGCAGTTGGCAGGGCATTGGCCGAACTGATTGTTGATGGTCGTTATGAAAGCATTGATTTGTCGCGTCTTGGTTACCAGCGAGTTGTTGATCAGGCGCCGTTGCCAGAGGTGGGGATTGTTTAG